A section of the Cuniculiplasma divulgatum genome encodes:
- the ilvD gene encoding dihydroxy-acid dehydratase, producing MDFVDYYSGPEKAPNRAFMKAMGLSDTDLEKPLVGVGVAWSETGPCNIHAMGLGYRAKEGVNSSGSTPRMFVTPLVIDGIAMGNEGMKFSLPSREVVANTVELTIRGHGYHGFVGISGCDKTTPGMIMAAARMNIPSIVMYGGSTLPGIYNNEKIAIGEVFEAVGKYEAGNMSKEELSYMESVAIPTAGACGGLYTANTMAFLTEALGIALPGSAAPPAIEGGKAKFAFETGKQISSLLELGIKARDILQYDAFENAITVLMASGGSTNGVLHLLAIAHEANIKLSVDDFERIGNRTPEIVNMKPGGKYTMAELYDVGGVPLVIKKLLKAGLLHEGSLTVTGKTLGENMQTFQVHTIAQDVVMEIDKPLSSTGGLKILRGNLAPDGSVFKVSATKVRVHEGPAKVYNSEEEAFSAVKNDEIRKGDVIIIRYEGPRGGPGMREMLAVTSAVVGRGMDKDVALVTDGRFSGATRGIMIGHVSPEAQAGGPIAIVKDGDLIAIDGNIGKLEIKLSDEEIARRLAQWKPKKEKYTSGYLHQYSKLVGSASYGAIME from the coding sequence ATGGATTTCGTAGATTATTATAGTGGACCTGAAAAGGCCCCAAATAGGGCCTTCATGAAAGCTATGGGTCTTTCGGACACTGATCTGGAAAAACCCCTTGTCGGTGTAGGCGTTGCTTGGAGTGAGACAGGACCCTGCAACATACATGCAATGGGACTTGGATACCGCGCAAAAGAAGGCGTAAACTCATCAGGTTCCACACCACGGATGTTTGTAACTCCGCTTGTGATAGATGGGATTGCAATGGGAAACGAGGGCATGAAATTTTCGCTTCCAAGCCGTGAAGTAGTGGCAAATACAGTAGAACTGACCATACGGGGTCATGGGTACCATGGTTTCGTTGGGATATCTGGTTGCGATAAGACAACTCCCGGTATGATCATGGCTGCTGCAAGGATGAATATTCCATCAATAGTAATGTATGGCGGCTCAACTCTCCCTGGAATATACAACAATGAGAAGATAGCCATAGGAGAGGTGTTCGAAGCGGTGGGCAAATACGAAGCGGGCAATATGTCAAAGGAAGAACTGAGTTATATGGAAAGTGTTGCTATCCCAACTGCTGGCGCATGTGGTGGCTTGTATACTGCCAACACCATGGCGTTTCTGACAGAAGCACTGGGTATTGCTTTACCTGGAAGTGCAGCGCCTCCTGCTATAGAAGGTGGCAAGGCAAAGTTTGCGTTTGAAACAGGAAAGCAGATTTCATCCCTGCTTGAACTTGGCATTAAGGCAAGAGACATCCTTCAGTATGATGCTTTTGAAAACGCCATCACAGTGCTAATGGCCTCAGGTGGTTCGACTAACGGCGTGCTTCATCTTTTAGCAATAGCGCATGAAGCGAATATAAAGCTGTCAGTGGATGATTTTGAACGAATTGGTAACAGAACACCAGAAATTGTTAACATGAAGCCAGGTGGAAAATATACAATGGCAGAGCTTTATGATGTTGGTGGAGTTCCACTTGTGATCAAAAAACTGCTGAAGGCGGGGCTCCTTCATGAAGGTTCTCTGACAGTCACAGGGAAGACACTCGGAGAAAATATGCAAACTTTTCAGGTGCATACCATCGCGCAGGATGTGGTAATGGAAATAGATAAGCCATTGAGTTCTACGGGCGGACTCAAAATATTACGGGGCAATCTTGCACCAGATGGCTCAGTATTTAAGGTCTCTGCAACAAAAGTTCGTGTACATGAGGGTCCGGCTAAGGTCTATAACTCAGAAGAAGAAGCATTCTCTGCAGTTAAAAATGATGAAATTCGGAAAGGAGATGTTATAATCATTAGATATGAAGGCCCAAGGGGAGGTCCGGGGATGCGAGAAATGCTTGCGGTAACGTCAGCAGTTGTCGGAAGAGGAATGGATAAAGATGTTGCCCTAGTTACCGATGGCAGATTTTCTGGAGCAACAAGAGGCATAATGATCGGACACGTTTCTCCTGAAGCGCAGGCTGGTGGACCTATAGCTATAGTAAAAGATGGTGATCTAATTGCTATAGATGGAAACATTGGAAAACTTGAAATTAAGCTGTCCGATGAAGAAATTGCACGCAGACTTGCACAGTGGAAACCAAAGAAAGAAAAATACACATCTGGATACCTCCATCAGTACTCAAAGTTGGTTGGAAGCGCATCATACGGGGCTATAATGGAATAA